In Halobaculum halobium, a genomic segment contains:
- a CDS encoding DUF354 domain-containing protein: MRNSAASRSTAPAARARPTDVWVDLASPSHPFFFKALTDAVPDIRTTVTARNKTQTVSLAREVGFEFRTVGRDYEQSVLRMLGIPLRTAQLGIEMPDVDVAVGARNAMCVLAAKARGVPSIHYTDNDICAHMDGLYADALYHRLVAQATHNVVPEAFRTEVLTDRGADPDSVHTYDGFKEDVYVAAFEPDDSFPERLPFDGEPFVVVRPEALQATYVEADTIAPELLTALTDRGINVVYLPRTDDYRAFMEDADPDRVYAPQDALSGLELSWHARCVLTGSGTMAREAARMDTPAVSFFPSEHLSVDQTLIDRGDIYHSRDPVEIAEYVDSLTPADARPRLDRARRVREEVASLTRDLIDAETGEDR; this comes from the coding sequence GTGCGTAATTCCGCGGCGTCCCGTTCAACTGCTCCGGCAGCACGCGCGCGGCCGACCGACGTCTGGGTCGACCTCGCGAGCCCGTCGCACCCGTTTTTCTTCAAGGCACTCACCGACGCAGTCCCCGACATTCGGACGACCGTCACCGCCCGCAACAAGACCCAGACGGTCTCGCTCGCCAGGGAGGTCGGCTTCGAGTTCCGAACGGTGGGCCGCGACTACGAGCAGTCGGTCCTCAGGATGCTGGGTATCCCGCTGCGCACCGCACAACTCGGGATCGAGATGCCCGACGTCGACGTGGCGGTGGGCGCCCGCAACGCGATGTGCGTGCTCGCGGCGAAGGCCCGCGGCGTCCCGTCGATCCACTACACGGACAACGACATCTGCGCGCACATGGACGGGCTGTACGCTGATGCCCTGTACCACAGATTGGTCGCACAGGCGACCCACAACGTCGTGCCGGAGGCGTTCCGAACGGAGGTGTTGACCGACCGCGGGGCCGACCCCGACAGCGTCCATACCTACGACGGCTTCAAAGAGGACGTGTACGTCGCGGCCTTCGAGCCCGACGACTCGTTCCCCGAGCGCCTTCCGTTCGACGGCGAACCGTTCGTCGTCGTGCGGCCCGAGGCGCTGCAGGCGACCTACGTCGAAGCCGACACCATCGCGCCGGAGTTGCTCACAGCGCTCACCGATCGCGGGATCAACGTCGTCTATCTCCCCCGGACCGACGACTACCGCGCGTTCATGGAGGATGCCGACCCAGACCGAGTGTACGCTCCCCAGGATGCACTCTCGGGACTCGAACTCTCGTGGCACGCCCGCTGCGTGCTCACCGGATCGGGCACGATGGCCCGGGAGGCGGCGCGGATGGACACCCCCGCGGTGTCGTTCTTCCCGAGTGAGCACCTCTCGGTCGACCAGACGCTCATCGACAGAGGAGACATCTATCACTCCCGGGACCCCGTCGAGATCGCCGAATACGTCGACTCGCTCACTCCCGCGGACGCGAGACCTCGCCTCGACCGCGCCCGTCGCGTCCGCGAGGAGGTCGCCTCGCTCACTCGGGATCTCATCGACGCCGAG